A DNA window from Arachis hypogaea cultivar Tifrunner chromosome 18, arahy.Tifrunner.gnm2.J5K5, whole genome shotgun sequence contains the following coding sequences:
- the LOC112771753 gene encoding uncharacterized protein, with protein sequence MVPDYRAKAETKEKCQKNAKNRSKQLYTYTGGSKSIARRMEEEVLYFFIHYLDYLYELIFIDFVEYGNGKNFDVTVGTNKEGESVEESYGSQCTKKKDGSYINDEARAIGEKIEEIEQHDESSRVLSQSNSIGQVFGKEKPGRVRGVGFGPSPTQLFGLNSHALGNGVQLEETQRKLIELQAELEGEKLKRMAMEDEATTENKRMKVMESALIYLFQRQGKELPPDIAAGMSFVE encoded by the exons ATGGTTCCTGACTATCGCGCCAAAGCTGAGACAAAG GAGAAGTGCCAGAAAAACGCGAAAAATCGATCAAAGCAACTATATACCTACACTGGCGGTTCAAAAAGCATCGCACGACGGATGGAAGAAGAAGTACTTTACTTTTTCATTCACTATTTGGACTATCTCTATGAATtaattttcattgattttgtggaATACGGTAATGGCAAAAACTTTGATGTTACAGTCGGAACAAACAAGGAAGGAGAGTCGGTAGAGGAGAGTTATGGATCACagtgcacaaaaaaaaaagatggctCCTATATCAATGATGAAGCAAGAGCAATCGGT GAAAAAATTGAGGAGATTGAGCAACATGATGAGTCTTCTAGGGTGTTGTCTCAAAGTAATTCCATTGGTCAAGTTTTCGGAAAAGAGAAACCGGGTAGAGTACGTGGTGTGGGTTTCGGACCGTCTCCTACTCAACTCTTCGGTTTGAATTCACATGCGCTAGGCAACGGAGTCCAACTAGAGGAGACCCAGAGGAAGCTGATTGAACTGCAGGCAGAGTTGGAAGGTGAGAAGTTGAAGAGGATGGCGATGGAGGATGAGGCAACAACAgagaataaaaggatgaaggtgATGGAGAGTGCTCTAATTTATCTATTTCAACGGCAAGGTAAGGAGCTGCCACCAGACATCGCTGCAGGGATGAGTTTTGTGGAATGA
- the LOC112770967 gene encoding phospholipid-transporting ATPase 1 isoform X1: MDQVENFPNFSSSMNNSSRNSTFGHSGSKPVSYGSKGADSGALSMSQKEISDEDARLVYVDDPERTNERFEFSGNSIRTSKYSIITFLPRNLFEQFHRVAYIYFLIIAILNQLPQLAVFGRGVSILPLAFVLFVTAVKDAFEDWRRHKSDKVENNRIASVMVDGQFQGKKWKDVKVGEIVKIAANETIPCDIVLLSTSDPTGVAYVQTTNLDGESNLKTRYAKQETQAKVPEKERFIGLIKCEKPNRNIYGFQGNMEVDGKRLSLGSSNIVLRGCELKNTNWGVGVAVYCGHETKAMLNNSGAPSKRSQLETHMNLEIIMLSVFLVTLCTVTSVCAAIWLKSHKNELDLMPYYRKLDFSEGEKESYQYYGWGLEILFTFLKSVIVFQVMIPISLYISMELVRVGQAYFMIRDSRMYDAATNSRFQCRALNINEDLGQIKYVFSDKTGTLTENKMEFQCASIWGVDYSSTEASLEHGHQAECSAQVDGKVLKPKMKVKVNQKLLQLSKNGFGNVEGKQIYDFFLALAACNTIVPLVVDTSDPTVKLIDYQGESPDEQALAYAAAAYGFMLIERTSGHIVIDIHGKRQRFNVLGLHEFDSDRKRMSVILGYTDNSVKLFVKGADTSMLSVIDKSLNTEILRATETHLHSYSSLGLRTLVIGMRDLSVSEFDQWHFAFEAASTALLGRAALLRKVASNVENNLCILGATAIEDKLQKGVPESIESLRTAGIKVWVLTGDKQETAISIGYSSKLLTNSMTQIIINSNNRESCRRHLQNALVKSRQPLAASAVHNNFEGFSDAIATPIALIIDGTSLVYILDSELEEELFELASRCSVVLCCRVAPLQKAGIVALVKKRTADMTLAIGDGANDVSMIQMADVGVGISGQEGRQAVMASDFAMGQFRFLVPLLFIHGHWNYQRLGYMIIYNFYRNAIIVLVLFWYVLFTAYTVTTAINEWSSMLYSIIYTAFPTIVVGILDKDLSKRTLLKYPQLYGAGQRREAYNKKLFWVTMADTFWQSIVVFFIPLFAYWGSTVDISSIGDLWTLSVVILVNLHLAMDIIRWNWVIHAVIWGSIVATVICVMIIDAIPTFPGYWAIFNSAGTGLFWLCLLGILIAALLPRFAVKYIYQYYYPSDIQISREAEKFANQRVIGGNRQIEMYPIPDGPPR, translated from the exons ATGGACCAAGTTGAGAATTTTCCCAATTTCAGCTCTTCCATGAACAATTCATCAAGGAACTCGACTTTTGGCCACTCAGGATCCAAGCCTGTTAGCTATGGGTCAAAGGGTGCTGATTCTGGAGCTTTAAGTATGTCTCAGAAGGAAATCAGTGATGAGGATGCAAGATTGGTGTATGTTGATGATCCAGAGAGGACAAACGAGAGGTTTGAATTTTCCGGGAATTCGATTCGTACTAGCAAGTACTCAATTATCACATTTCTTCCAAGGAACTTGTTTGAACAGTTTCATAGAGTTGCTTACATTTACTTTCTCATCATTGCAATCCTTAATCAGCTGCCTCAGCTTGCTGTTTTCGGTAGAGGTGTTTCCATTTTACCACTTGCATTTGTTTTGTTTGTTACTGCTGTTAAGGATGCTTTTGAGGATTGGAGGAGGCACAAATCAGACAAAGTCGAGAATAACCGAATTGCGTCCGTTATGGTTGACGGCCAGTTTCAAGGGAAGAAGTGGAAGGATGTAAAAGTTGGTGAGATCGTTAAGATTGCTGCAAACGAAACCATTCCATGTGAtattgtgttgctttcaactagTGATCCTACTGGGGTTGCGTATGTGCAGACTACTAACCTTGATGGAGAGTCTAATTTGAAGACTCGGTATGCGAAACAAGAGACTCAAGCGAAGGTGCCAGAGAAGGAGAGGTTTATTGGGTTAATTAAGTGTGAGAAGCCAAATAGGAACATATATGGATTTCAGGGTAACATGGAAGTTGATGGAAAGAGGTTGTCGCTTGGGTCCTCCAATATTGTCCTTAGAGGCTGTGAACTCAAGAATACTAATTGGGGTGTTGGTGTTGCCGTGTATTGTGGTCACGAGACCAAAGCGATGCTCAACAACTCAGGTGCTCCGTCGAAGAGGAGCCAGCTTGAGACTCACATGAACTTGGAGATCATTATGCTTTCTGTCTTTCTTGTAACATTGTGTACAGTCACCTCGGTTTGTGCCGCTATTTGGTTAAAGAGCCACAAGAATGAGCTGGATTTGATGCCTTATTACAGGAAACTAGACTTTTCCGAAGGTGAAAAGGAAAGCTATCAATATTACGGATGGGGATTGGAAATCCTTTTTACTTTCCTTAAGTCAGTTATAGTGTTCCAGGTGATGATCCCCATATCCTTGTATATATCCATGGAGCTCGTCCGTGTTGGTCAGGCATATTTCATGATCCGGGACTCCAGAATGTATGatgcagcaacaaattcaagattTCAGTGCAGGGCTCTGAACATTAATGAAGACCTAGGCCAAATTAAATATGTCTTCTCTGACAAAACCGGTACACTTACCGAGAACAAGATGGAGTTTCAATGTGCGAGCATCTGGGGTGTCGATTACAGTTCCACAGAAGCAAGTTTGGAGCATGGGCATCAAGCTGAATGCTCTGCTCAAG TGGATGGAAAGGTCTTGAAGCCAAAGATGAAGGTGAAGGTCAATCAAAAGCTTTTGCAATTATCAAAAAATGGTTTTGGAAATGTTGAGGGAAAACaaatatatgattttttcttAGCACTGGCAGCCTGCAATACAATTGTACCTCTCGTTGTTGATACATCTGATCCTACAGTTAAGCTGATAGATTACCAAGGGGAATCTCCGGATGAACAAGCATTAGCATATGCTGCTGCTGCCTATGGCTTCATGCTCATAGAACGAACCTCAGGTCACATTGTCATTGATATTCATGGAAAAAGACAAAG GTTCAATGTCTTGGGTTTGCATGAATTTGACAGTGATCGAAAGCGAATGTCAGTTATCTTGGGGTACACAGACAATTCTGTGAAACTTTTTGTAAAAGGAGCAGATACATCCATGCTTAGTGTGATAGATAAATCATTGAACACTGAAATACTACGAGCAACtgaaacccatcttcactcttaCTCCTCCCTGGGTTTGAGGACCCTTGTTATCGGAATGCGGGACCTGAGTGTGTCAGAATTCGATCAATGGCACTTTGCCTTTGAAGCAGCAAGTACTGCTTTGCTTGGAAGGGCTGCCTTACTTCGCAAGGTTGCTAGCAATGTAGAAAATAATCTGTGCATATTGGGTGCAACTGCTATTGAAGATAAACTACAGAAAGGAGTACCGGAATCTATCGAGTCTCTAAGGACTGCAGGTATTAAAGTATGGGTATTAACCGGGGACAAACAGGAAACTGCCATATCAATTGGCTACTCCTCGAAGCTCTTGACAAACAGCATGACTCAAATTATAATCAATAGCAACAATAGAGAATCATGTAGAAGACATTTACAGAATGCTCTTGTTAAGTCTAGACAACCATTGGCTGCATCTGCGGTTCACAACAATTTTGAAGGATTTTCTGATGCTATTGCAACACCAATAGCCTTGATTATTGATGGTACAAGCCTTGTGTATATTCTTGACAGTGAACTTGAAGAAGAG CTCTTTGAACTTGCAAGTAGATGTTCTGTTGTTCTGTGTTGTCGAGTGGCTCCGTTGCAAAAGGCTGGAATTGTTGCCCTTGTTAAGAAAAGGACGGCTGACATGACTCTAGCCATCGGAGATG GTGCTAATGATGTCTCGATGATCCAAATGGCTGATGTTGGAGTTGGCATCAGTGGACAGGAGGGTCGACAAGCTGTGATGGCTTCAGATTTTGCAATGGGACAGTTTCGGTTTTTGGTTCCTCTTTTATTCATACATGGGCATTGGAATTATCAACGACTTGGTTATATGATAATATACAATTTTTACAGAAATGCTATCATTGTTCTCGTCCTGTTTTG GTATGTGCTTTTCACTGCCTACACTGTGACAACTGCTATAAATGAGTGGAGCAGCATGTTGTATTCAATAATCTACACGGCGTTTCCGACTATTGTAGTTGGTATTCTTGACAAGGATCTTAGCAAAAGGACTCTCCTAAAGTATCCTCAGCTTTATGGAGCCGGGCAAAGACGAGAGGcttacaataaaaaattgttttggGTGACAATGGCTGATACTTTTTGGCAAAGCATTGTTGTTTTCTTTATTCCCCTTTTTGCCTACTGGGGAAGCACTGTAGATATATCAAGCATAGGAGATCTTTGGACACTTTCAGTGGTTATTTTGGTAAATTTGCACTTGGCTATGGACATCATCAGGTGGAATTGGGTtattcatgcagtcatttggggctCTATTGTTGCAACTGTCATTTGTGTCATGATTATCGATGCCATACCGACATTTCCCGGATACTG
- the LOC112770967 gene encoding phospholipid-transporting ATPase 1 isoform X2 — protein sequence MVDGQFQGKKWKDVKVGEIVKIAANETIPCDIVLLSTSDPTGVAYVQTTNLDGESNLKTRYAKQETQAKVPEKERFIGLIKCEKPNRNIYGFQGNMEVDGKRLSLGSSNIVLRGCELKNTNWGVGVAVYCGHETKAMLNNSGAPSKRSQLETHMNLEIIMLSVFLVTLCTVTSVCAAIWLKSHKNELDLMPYYRKLDFSEGEKESYQYYGWGLEILFTFLKSVIVFQVMIPISLYISMELVRVGQAYFMIRDSRMYDAATNSRFQCRALNINEDLGQIKYVFSDKTGTLTENKMEFQCASIWGVDYSSTEASLEHGHQAECSAQVDGKVLKPKMKVKVNQKLLQLSKNGFGNVEGKQIYDFFLALAACNTIVPLVVDTSDPTVKLIDYQGESPDEQALAYAAAAYGFMLIERTSGHIVIDIHGKRQRFNVLGLHEFDSDRKRMSVILGYTDNSVKLFVKGADTSMLSVIDKSLNTEILRATETHLHSYSSLGLRTLVIGMRDLSVSEFDQWHFAFEAASTALLGRAALLRKVASNVENNLCILGATAIEDKLQKGVPESIESLRTAGIKVWVLTGDKQETAISIGYSSKLLTNSMTQIIINSNNRESCRRHLQNALVKSRQPLAASAVHNNFEGFSDAIATPIALIIDGTSLVYILDSELEEELFELASRCSVVLCCRVAPLQKAGIVALVKKRTADMTLAIGDGANDVSMIQMADVGVGISGQEGRQAVMASDFAMGQFRFLVPLLFIHGHWNYQRLGYMIIYNFYRNAIIVLVLFWYVLFTAYTVTTAINEWSSMLYSIIYTAFPTIVVGILDKDLSKRTLLKYPQLYGAGQRREAYNKKLFWVTMADTFWQSIVVFFIPLFAYWGSTVDISSIGDLWTLSVVILVNLHLAMDIIRWNWVIHAVIWGSIVATVICVMIIDAIPTFPGYWAIFNSAGTGLFWLCLLGILIAALLPRFAVKYIYQYYYPSDIQISREAEKFANQRVIGGNRQIEMYPIPDGPPR from the exons ATGGTTGACGGCCAGTTTCAAGGGAAGAAGTGGAAGGATGTAAAAGTTGGTGAGATCGTTAAGATTGCTGCAAACGAAACCATTCCATGTGAtattgtgttgctttcaactagTGATCCTACTGGGGTTGCGTATGTGCAGACTACTAACCTTGATGGAGAGTCTAATTTGAAGACTCGGTATGCGAAACAAGAGACTCAAGCGAAGGTGCCAGAGAAGGAGAGGTTTATTGGGTTAATTAAGTGTGAGAAGCCAAATAGGAACATATATGGATTTCAGGGTAACATGGAAGTTGATGGAAAGAGGTTGTCGCTTGGGTCCTCCAATATTGTCCTTAGAGGCTGTGAACTCAAGAATACTAATTGGGGTGTTGGTGTTGCCGTGTATTGTGGTCACGAGACCAAAGCGATGCTCAACAACTCAGGTGCTCCGTCGAAGAGGAGCCAGCTTGAGACTCACATGAACTTGGAGATCATTATGCTTTCTGTCTTTCTTGTAACATTGTGTACAGTCACCTCGGTTTGTGCCGCTATTTGGTTAAAGAGCCACAAGAATGAGCTGGATTTGATGCCTTATTACAGGAAACTAGACTTTTCCGAAGGTGAAAAGGAAAGCTATCAATATTACGGATGGGGATTGGAAATCCTTTTTACTTTCCTTAAGTCAGTTATAGTGTTCCAGGTGATGATCCCCATATCCTTGTATATATCCATGGAGCTCGTCCGTGTTGGTCAGGCATATTTCATGATCCGGGACTCCAGAATGTATGatgcagcaacaaattcaagattTCAGTGCAGGGCTCTGAACATTAATGAAGACCTAGGCCAAATTAAATATGTCTTCTCTGACAAAACCGGTACACTTACCGAGAACAAGATGGAGTTTCAATGTGCGAGCATCTGGGGTGTCGATTACAGTTCCACAGAAGCAAGTTTGGAGCATGGGCATCAAGCTGAATGCTCTGCTCAAG TGGATGGAAAGGTCTTGAAGCCAAAGATGAAGGTGAAGGTCAATCAAAAGCTTTTGCAATTATCAAAAAATGGTTTTGGAAATGTTGAGGGAAAACaaatatatgattttttcttAGCACTGGCAGCCTGCAATACAATTGTACCTCTCGTTGTTGATACATCTGATCCTACAGTTAAGCTGATAGATTACCAAGGGGAATCTCCGGATGAACAAGCATTAGCATATGCTGCTGCTGCCTATGGCTTCATGCTCATAGAACGAACCTCAGGTCACATTGTCATTGATATTCATGGAAAAAGACAAAG GTTCAATGTCTTGGGTTTGCATGAATTTGACAGTGATCGAAAGCGAATGTCAGTTATCTTGGGGTACACAGACAATTCTGTGAAACTTTTTGTAAAAGGAGCAGATACATCCATGCTTAGTGTGATAGATAAATCATTGAACACTGAAATACTACGAGCAACtgaaacccatcttcactcttaCTCCTCCCTGGGTTTGAGGACCCTTGTTATCGGAATGCGGGACCTGAGTGTGTCAGAATTCGATCAATGGCACTTTGCCTTTGAAGCAGCAAGTACTGCTTTGCTTGGAAGGGCTGCCTTACTTCGCAAGGTTGCTAGCAATGTAGAAAATAATCTGTGCATATTGGGTGCAACTGCTATTGAAGATAAACTACAGAAAGGAGTACCGGAATCTATCGAGTCTCTAAGGACTGCAGGTATTAAAGTATGGGTATTAACCGGGGACAAACAGGAAACTGCCATATCAATTGGCTACTCCTCGAAGCTCTTGACAAACAGCATGACTCAAATTATAATCAATAGCAACAATAGAGAATCATGTAGAAGACATTTACAGAATGCTCTTGTTAAGTCTAGACAACCATTGGCTGCATCTGCGGTTCACAACAATTTTGAAGGATTTTCTGATGCTATTGCAACACCAATAGCCTTGATTATTGATGGTACAAGCCTTGTGTATATTCTTGACAGTGAACTTGAAGAAGAG CTCTTTGAACTTGCAAGTAGATGTTCTGTTGTTCTGTGTTGTCGAGTGGCTCCGTTGCAAAAGGCTGGAATTGTTGCCCTTGTTAAGAAAAGGACGGCTGACATGACTCTAGCCATCGGAGATG GTGCTAATGATGTCTCGATGATCCAAATGGCTGATGTTGGAGTTGGCATCAGTGGACAGGAGGGTCGACAAGCTGTGATGGCTTCAGATTTTGCAATGGGACAGTTTCGGTTTTTGGTTCCTCTTTTATTCATACATGGGCATTGGAATTATCAACGACTTGGTTATATGATAATATACAATTTTTACAGAAATGCTATCATTGTTCTCGTCCTGTTTTG GTATGTGCTTTTCACTGCCTACACTGTGACAACTGCTATAAATGAGTGGAGCAGCATGTTGTATTCAATAATCTACACGGCGTTTCCGACTATTGTAGTTGGTATTCTTGACAAGGATCTTAGCAAAAGGACTCTCCTAAAGTATCCTCAGCTTTATGGAGCCGGGCAAAGACGAGAGGcttacaataaaaaattgttttggGTGACAATGGCTGATACTTTTTGGCAAAGCATTGTTGTTTTCTTTATTCCCCTTTTTGCCTACTGGGGAAGCACTGTAGATATATCAAGCATAGGAGATCTTTGGACACTTTCAGTGGTTATTTTGGTAAATTTGCACTTGGCTATGGACATCATCAGGTGGAATTGGGTtattcatgcagtcatttggggctCTATTGTTGCAACTGTCATTTGTGTCATGATTATCGATGCCATACCGACATTTCCCGGATACTG